The genome window GTTAGTGTAGTTAGTCATGTCACACTTTCAATATCGCATTTCATTTTTGCTAAGAATAGGTGAACATTATTACATGAGTACAGTCAAAAGGCAGAATAGCAACATTAATTTTAACTAGATTATGCAGGGGTACCCAATACTGTGGCCATTTCGAGGTGTGTTAGAAAAgatggtgtcacaaaagatacattTGAAATCCAAACTCCAAGTTTGCCCCTTGGAAGTTATCCCCCTGGGATTGAGAGAGGCGGGACACTAATATTTATTGAGGGGAGTTGAAGATCAGTTTTAGGGGGGTGAGAACAATATAACTTTGGCATTAACACATATTACCAAAtattttaggggggctgaaGCTGTCAGATGCTTAGGCCATTGTGAGGTGGTGTGCTGTGGTGGTCAAGCGGCCACAAGTTGTCCTGCTACAACTTTCTTCATGAGCATCGAATGAGGCAAACGCTGTAGGCTCTCTTTTAAGACGTGCTGGTTGATCACCTGGCCCacactgaaggggaaaactggtattttttgtttttagtttgggtttgaaatatattttttgtgactCCAGTCCTGTAACTTTTCAGACATACCTGAATGCTGaatgctttctttcttttttcttttttttttttttttttgcaagcagaGGAACAATGTCTCCTGATGAGCTGGTCTACCTGGGAGTCCTTGCAGTCTCCATCCCAGTTGGATTCCTTTTTCGTTACCTCAGTGAGTGTATTAGCAAGGTGTTCCATGGTTTGGACAGTTGTAATCTGTATATTACAAATGATACAGCTGTGCTTTTTCATTGGTCACTGCTTGTCAGTAGATGGGAGTTGGGGTGTTGATCTGGTAATAATTATGATTTCAGGTCCTCCTGTAAAGCAGGGGGCAGCTATGCTTCTGGGCCTCTCCATTACCATCGCCACCTGTCATGTACACACACTCCACTCTCTGGTGACGGTGATTGTAACATGGCTTATTATCAAGAGCAGCTGGaggtagttgttttttttgttgaacatCACTCGGATACAGtggaattcacttttttttgcacTTATCCCAAAAGATTATCAAATGCTAATTGCAAAATTACCGACatcatttttgaatgtttttggaaaacaaggaGGGGTGGGGACACAATTTCAACAAGCAAGAAGAGTCCACTTGCTCTGATTCAATCTTTGCTTTCTATCATGACCTAGGTGAAATTCTTCATAGAcgacaagaaaaaacatttttataaatattgtGACAGTCAGTTAACATGATTTGGGCAGCTATGCTAATAGGCTGATGAAAGTATTGATTTGTACAGGTGTTTTTGCTAGTCAAAGTTCtctgtaacaagttttgctctgaccaatgACCAAGGTCAGAAAAATGGTGACCTCATCAAGGGCCAGCACCAAGGCCCTGTAAGGACCAAtttaaaatctgattggttaaagaaattGTTCCATTTCTATTATCGTTTAAGTTACATCgaccagcactactgattctgaaggccctggccAGATTATATCACATAACAACACATACAGAAGGAAATCTGattgaacaacaaaaatctaatgTCTACATAAactactggaagcagtgcagccaagaggaATGCTAAAACATGCAgtgaatagactgttgggaataaattcaaacaatctcatggaacaaatattagaatctAGGTTATGAGTGTATATCAGTGTTTCTAATAGTGTTTTTCCATCAGATGAAACTGGGGCTTTAGTTAAGGTGGAGGGAAttttgaacagttccaaatagcagttggtgtttgcacaaaaccttcaggcttctgttagaaagcaagaaagaaaaaaaaggcatgaaaaGACTGCTCAAACATCTGAAACGTATTAAGGGTTAATCAAAGAGATTTTaagtggtggcaggtgtgtgttgactcccattgtgaatttgtgaatttgaaaagcgattggttaattctgaacatagccacatcCCTGATATAAGAAAGtgtacacacttgtgcaacctccttatttcagttgtttattgttacttcccctctcaaaaaaaatcatttgggtTGTACAGCTTATAGGTTACATGAATGGttggaaaagttttgaaattatttatctcggtgtaatttttttatatggCAAAAAGatggcatttgaaaaggggtgtgtggactttttatagccactgtagcatatttttttatgacatcGTTAGCCACAAATGCTCGTGTTTGCTAATACTGAACACATTGTTCCCTGTGTATGAAGGCTCGCCCCTGCGTTGTCTCTCTCCTGGACCTTTCTCTACCTCCTGTTCTTCCGAATGGTCACGTGGTTCGGTTTGCCAGCGCCGACGCCTTTTGCCAATGCCGTCCAGCTCCTTCTCACTCTCAAGGTACGCAATTGTCTGCGAACCAAAATCCAAACAGCATGCACTCGTTCTCCAGTTTTTGCACGTCGACGCTATTTAGATGGTGAGCCTGGCCAACGAGGTGCTTAGCTTCCACCTGGAGAAAAAGAAGCAAGTGAGCGCCTTCGCGAGGTCTTCGCTTGTTGGGTGTCTGTCTCGGGAGCCCTCGCTGTATGACATCGTGTCGTACAGCTACTGTTATGTGGGCATAATGACAGGTGAGGAAGTTGTGTCACTTTTCAGCGAATATGTGGAAAGAGATTGCATGTGTTGTTAATCCTGTTGAAATGGTTTTACTTTGCCTTGACTTTTAACCGTTGTCTCTCTTTGTCTCACGGCTACTTGTCCAACATTGTGTGAGTCCATATCCATATTACTAGTATAGTAAAACATTATAACCAGCACTAATGTAGCTCTACTCTCTTTTTTGTTCAATCCCTTCACCCGTCCAATGCCAACATTTCCCCCATGCCCATTTGTGTTTTCTTGAGCTGGCATTATCCCCACTGTTCATTTGTCCGTCATGGTCCTCTCATAACTGCCTTCTCGTGTTTTTCCTGTCATCCTCCCCCCAAAAGGCCCGTTCTTTCGCTTCCAAACCTACACCGACTGGCTGGAGCAGCCCAGACCGCTGTCCTTGCCCGGCTGGGGACCATGCCTACAGCGGCTGAAGCTGGTGCCCGTCTTCGGTGCTCTCTTCCTGGCTGTAAACTCTGTCTTTCCACTGGCTTACGTCCGCACAGACGAGTTCCTGGATCACAATTTCTTCTTCAGGTGACCTCACAAGACCTGCGTCGCTATTTAGTTTAGGTCTTTACAGCAGGAGTCCTCAACCACCGGGCTGCGGACTGCAGACGGAATGCTCAAAATGCTCATCTCGTTCATATGATattgtaatgaaaaaaataaagtatgcTCACAggcaagcaaaaataaattaacaacaaGTTTGGACATAGTGTTTGAagtcttttgaaaatgtaatattgctcagttttgattgacactgtcagaaatttattaatttaagaagaagaagaatcaccttttattgtcatgaacatgcatgcatgcatgcacacaaaatttgttctctgcatttaacccatcacagtgaacacatatacatgttagtggaacacactggagcatggggcagctgaagcgcccgggcagcatttcggggtatcagtgtcttgctcaaggacaccacagccgtgagtccgggagatgttggcggatggtccagtcagggtcttgaatctaggtcccccacggtggtagGCGATGATCTTAGCCTTTGGGTCACGGCTTAAAAGGGAAAAAttttagaaacagctctcagtatgatgaaGGGTTCATGTCCTATCTCTACAGTTGTTTGTGAATTTCTATATTAATCACCAATTTTATTCTCTTTCGCCCTCACATCAGGTTTTTCTACATGGTAGTGGTGTTCTTCATGTTCAGGATGCGTTTCTATGCCGCGTGGTGCGGCGCTGAGGCCGGATGCATTAGCGCTGGTCTCGGCTGCTATCCAGAACGGGCTCAGTGTAAACCGGGCGGGGGACCCACCGTCAGCTACAGGTACCTGAAACTGGATTGCCCTCGCTTGAAATGTGTGTCACCAGCAGCTAGTTAAATATGCAAAACAGTAATAGTAATTTTGCTTCAGGgcacgtgaaaaaaaaaaacactgctagTGAAGATTTTGGTTTTGAAATGGGATAGTGGTAGCAGGAGTTAAAAATACAgtgtttccttttgtttttgtttttaaaattttaagggtttttttctgtttttctcaaGCCCAGAGTCATTGACCGAGGAGACATACGACTTTAAAACCATCCAGAACATCGACTGCTACAACACGGACTTCTGCGTAAAGGTGCGGCACGGCATGCGTTACTGGAACATGACGGTGCAGTGGTGGCTGCATCACTACATCTACCCCAACGCCCCCTTCAGATCCTACACACTCAGGTGAGAGAGGAAATCTGCTTGGTCTTGACTTGATAAAATTTGGGAAACGCTAGTTTAAAGCATTTTCAGCTTTAAGCAAACGAAAATGCATCAGCTGGAgcataaaaagacaaatgtttGTCATGTATTGTATACTTAGAGCGGGCTGGACCATGTTCATCAGCGCATACTGGCACGGCCTACACGCCGGATACTACCTCTCCTTCCTCACCATCCCGCTGTGCATCGCCGCCGAGTCGGCCATGGAAGCGTCGGTCCGAGCCCGGCTGGGCCCGCGCGGTCAGAACATCTTCGACTGGGTCCACTGGTTCCTGAAGATGCGAGCGTATGACTACATGTGCATGGGCTTTGTGCTGCTCAAGGCCTCCGACACCATCAGCTATTGGTCGTCCATCTACTTTGCCATACACGTGGTGGCTGTGGGCTGTATAATAGTGGGCAGGGCTTTGAAAGGAGGTAGGGGAGGAGACAAGGAGAAGACAGACACTGGGAAGAAAGATAACACGAAAATAACAAATGGagataaaactgaaaaaaacgaCTGAGTGAAAAGTTGATTTCCTGAACTGGAGGGACATGAGGTGGAGTTTGCTTAAGACTTTTCATTCCAACAGTGTATCACATATTCTTTACATGTACAATGATtccttgagatacgaatgacCCGGTTCCGAATTTCTTGAGATAGGAGatcattttttgctttgacttgccacCAAACCTTTGCGATACAAGCGCTGTAtaatggtggcagtgaactcaactcagttcaaaacaagcagcagtttgaccgatagtaaacaattcttcaaaaaaagagacttcaagctgttcattgccactcccagttgtttactgtcaaactaaacataaaacaaataatttgacatgtactaaaaacaatcaacagcTTTGCCTCTGTCACTAAATGTTAACAAATGGtggaaaacgccatagatgggcaaaTAGCATCAGCCATGTGGTGTCTCTTTaaacaacggatatttgaactgATGAAGgaacacatggagacagacaatataacaacactaacaggcatacattctttatcgTGAAAATAACTAATTGATTCAGCTTACTGAGTCAATTGTGAAActtcgtgtgtgtgtctctgtctgtTCTACTGGTCCCAGGTGGCCAAgccgcacacaccagaaggagcagcacataGTCCATTCAATTGAAGCAAGAATTGTGgcaaataattgtttaattctttacattatattttattatgtcattgtttttgtatgtttttattaagtacaatatgtagagtgcttttttttttttttttataaatatacaatGCAATTTTGGGGGAAAGGCTTGAACAGATTaatgcaaagcaaatgtatttatatagtgcatttcatacacaaggtaactcagtgtgctttacatgattaaaccatttaaaacagagaaaacaaataaaagtacaattaaagcagcgtacagtgcaaaaaaatatttaagtggAAATGCTggaaagcatgagaaaaaagagtttttaacctggacttaaaaacatgcacacttgggggtgacgtcacttctgttggcaacttactCCATTTgagtgcagcataatagctaaatactGCTTCACCatttttgctttggactctgtgctccactatttgacccgagtctgtcgatctcagagccctactgggtttatattccattaacatttctttcatgtattcaggacctacaCCATTTAGTGagttatagaccagtagcagaactttaaaatctattctaaagctgactggaagccagtgtaaagactttagaattggagtaatatgctctggcctctttgttctggtcagaacccgagctgcagcattctgaatgagctacaGCTGTTTAActctctttttggggagtccagtcagaagaccatcacaatagtcaagtctacttgagataaaagcatggatgagcttctcctggtctgcttgactctggatatgttcttcagatggtagaaggcagttttagtaattgatttgatatgactgttgaaagtcaggtcggaatctatcagaacagcaaggtttcagacttggtctttggtttttaaagagagtgactccaagtatttactaacagcaatcctctttattgccaaaatgaATTATctctgttttgttgtggtttaattgaataaaatttgggctcatccagttatttatctttttCAGACAGAGACACAACACcttaattgaactgtagtcatctggagataGATATAACTTgatagatataactgtgtcatctgcatagctatgatagtcaagattaaacttctgaagaatttgacccaagggtagcatatacaggttgaacaggaggggtccaagaactgacccttgagggaccccataggtcattgccattcgatgagattgaacacttccaatggttacaaaataactcctttcctccaggtcggacctgaaccatttaaggactgttccatttaggcCTACCCACGTTtacaacctgttcagcagtatattatgatctaccgtatcaaaagccacactgaggtccaacaagaacataattgacacctttcccgagacagtattcaaccttatatcatttggCACTTTGATAaaagcagattctgtactgtgatgagtccggaaacctgattgaaattgactttttgatcAATAAGTTCaggaaattgctgagttgattaaaaaaaaactttctcaacaatcttggctatgaaaaggagatttgagatgggtctatagcttgctaacatggaagcgtccagcattctattttttagaagaggcttaatggaaGCTACTTCAATGGCATTCATTTagatggggaaagatgatctgAGATGCAAGTGTTTTGAATAACGAGCagggtcatggaatgaattacaGTCgcatctcaagacaccactgtgtGAACAATACACAGGTCCGAAACGCTGTCATTGGGGAACCATTTCGCCGTATGGCGCGAATGCAAAAACATGATGTGTGTGAACCCAATTAAAACATGCCTCAAGAGTTATGTGAATACCCCTTAACAGTGCATTCTCTTCTATTCCAACACGgtcaaaatgtttgcaatacTGCCAAGACATTCCAGCAGCTGATTTACACTACTATATATCTAAAATGGAACAAggaatgaattgattttttctTAGGGATTTCTGCAGTTCAGCTGTTGAGTGTTTTTCTACCACGTAATCTGAAACATGAATGTAATGCTGCAGATTGTGACTTCAtgtggcaggaaaaaaaacgtcTGCAATATTTTCTTCTGTTTCAATGGCTTCTTCTTTAGTAGTACTGTATTGTTATTCTGACTGAAAAGCTCTGTGCTTTGACACACTCTTAACTCCTGTGCACGCCCAAGTCTGTAATTGGACTGGTGTGTTTTTAAA of Phycodurus eques isolate BA_2022a chromosome 4, UOR_Pequ_1.1, whole genome shotgun sequence contains these proteins:
- the mboat7 gene encoding lysophospholipid acyltransferase 7 isoform X1; this encodes MSPDELVYLGVLAVSIPVGFLFRYLSPPVKQGAAMLLGLSITIATCHVHTLHSLVTVIVTWLIIKSSWRLAPALSLSWTFLYLLFFRMVTWFGLPAPTPFANAVQLLLTLKMVSLANEVLSFHLEKKKQVSAFARSSLVGCLSREPSLYDIVSYSYCYVGIMTGPFFRFQTYTDWLEQPRPLSLPGWGPCLQRLKLVPVFGALFLAVNSVFPLAYVRTDEFLDHNFFFRFFYMVVVFFMFRMRFYAAWCGAEAGCISAGLGCYPERAQCKPGGGPTVSYSPESLTEETYDFKTIQNIDCYNTDFCVKVRHGMRYWNMTVQWWLHHYIYPNAPFRSYTLRAGWTMFISAYWHGLHAGYYLSFLTIPLCIAAESAMEASVRARLGPRGQNIFDWVHWFLKMRAYDYMCMGFVLLKASDTISYWSSIYFAIHVVAVGCIIVGRALKGGRGGDKEKTDTGKKDNTKITNGDKTEKND
- the mboat7 gene encoding lysophospholipid acyltransferase 7 isoform X2, whose translation is MVTWFGLPAPTPFANAVQLLLTLKMVSLANEVLSFHLEKKKQVSAFARSSLVGCLSREPSLYDIVSYSYCYVGIMTGPFFRFQTYTDWLEQPRPLSLPGWGPCLQRLKLVPVFGALFLAVNSVFPLAYVRTDEFLDHNFFFRFFYMVVVFFMFRMRFYAAWCGAEAGCISAGLGCYPERAQCKPGGGPTVSYSPESLTEETYDFKTIQNIDCYNTDFCVKVRHGMRYWNMTVQWWLHHYIYPNAPFRSYTLRAGWTMFISAYWHGLHAGYYLSFLTIPLCIAAESAMEASVRARLGPRGQNIFDWVHWFLKMRAYDYMCMGFVLLKASDTISYWSSIYFAIHVVAVGCIIVGRALKGGRGGDKEKTDTGKKDNTKITNGDKTEKND